A region of Nitrospinota bacterium DNA encodes the following proteins:
- a CDS encoding (2Fe-2S)-binding protein, which yields MNSKEDIIDNIKVVCQCKGIKKGRFKQLINEGVLEESELRKATGAGSGSCQGRRCSPRIREMIGQGTLATGADSPG from the coding sequence ATGAACAGCAAGGAAGATATAATAGACAACATCAAGGTTGTTTGCCAATGCAAGGGCATAAAAAAAGGCAGGTTCAAACAGCTGATAAACGAAGGAGTCCTGGAAGAATCGGAGCTTAGGAAAGCCACCGGCGCGGGCTCCGGCTCCTGCCAGGGCAGGCGTTGCTCGCCCCGTATCCGGGAAATGATCGGGCAGGGCACGCTGGCCACGGGGGCGGATAGCCCAGGCTAA
- a CDS encoding efflux RND transporter periplasmic adaptor subunit, translating to MSDQDNGKRYQKRFIVTLALALVIGVGYFGRHAITGIFISGHGKTPAQQAAQPKERKILYWHDPMLPDFRSDKPGKSPMGMDLVPKYADEESSTEGAVKVSPVFTQTIGVKTAKAIRMDISRDIRATGVVTYDETKLARIQSKVAGWVEKLYVNSTGYPVKRDTIMLELYSPDLVTTQEEYLLALQYRDALKDDAMKGLRDGGERLLSSARRRLELFDAPQHQIEELTRNRKVKKTLHIHSPVAGVVIKKDVTQGMYIEPNMTLYEIADLSTVWVNADIYEYEIPNVKVGQKVEMNLSAFPGRVFEGRIAYIYPFLNPQSRSVQARMVFSNPGQELKPEMYGVVSVMAGGSKNVVAAPSEAVLRTGKRALVFVALGGGKFAPREVATGIESGGFTEIISGVAEGEDVVVSSQFLLDSESKVSEGAAMVGGHNHGPVPAPAGQKDSSMDHTSHGMKEPSAAGAEHKAQKPPAKEPSGAAVDHSAHQGMESHGEMEAPEHAGHEGMDHSPPAPEDDTKKETQPQMEGGMDHSSHDNMGHSGH from the coding sequence ATGAGTGATCAGGATAACGGCAAAAGGTATCAGAAACGGTTTATTGTTACGCTGGCGCTGGCGCTGGTAATCGGCGTGGGCTATTTCGGCAGACACGCCATAACCGGCATATTCATAAGTGGTCACGGGAAAACCCCGGCCCAGCAGGCGGCCCAGCCCAAAGAGCGCAAGATACTTTATTGGCACGACCCCATGTTGCCGGACTTCAGGAGCGACAAGCCGGGCAAGTCCCCCATGGGGATGGACCTTGTCCCGAAATACGCCGATGAGGAGAGCTCCACTGAAGGCGCCGTGAAGGTCAGCCCCGTGTTCACCCAGACAATCGGCGTGAAAACCGCCAAGGCCATCCGCATGGACATTTCCCGGGATATTCGCGCCACCGGAGTGGTGACTTACGATGAAACGAAGCTGGCCCGCATCCAGTCCAAAGTGGCAGGCTGGGTGGAGAAACTTTACGTCAACTCCACCGGTTATCCCGTAAAGCGGGACACCATAATGCTGGAGCTATACTCGCCGGATTTGGTGACCACCCAGGAGGAGTATCTGCTGGCGCTCCAATACCGCGACGCCCTTAAAGATGACGCGATGAAAGGCTTGAGGGACGGCGGCGAACGCCTGCTTTCATCCGCCCGCAGGAGGCTGGAGCTTTTCGATGCGCCGCAACACCAGATAGAAGAGTTGACCCGGAACCGCAAAGTGAAAAAGACCCTTCACATCCATTCGCCGGTGGCGGGGGTGGTGATAAAAAAGGATGTGACCCAGGGGATGTATATCGAGCCGAACATGACCCTTTACGAGATAGCCGACCTTTCCACGGTGTGGGTGAATGCGGACATATACGAATATGAGATACCCAATGTGAAGGTAGGCCAGAAGGTTGAGATGAACCTTTCAGCGTTTCCGGGCAGGGTTTTCGAAGGGCGTATCGCCTACATCTACCCGTTCCTCAATCCCCAGTCACGATCCGTGCAGGCCCGGATGGTGTTCTCCAACCCCGGGCAGGAGCTGAAGCCCGAGATGTACGGCGTTGTGAGCGTGATGGCCGGCGGTTCCAAAAACGTGGTGGCGGCGCCTTCGGAGGCGGTGTTGAGAACCGGCAAACGGGCGCTGGTTTTCGTGGCGTTGGGCGGCGGTAAGTTCGCGCCCAGGGAGGTGGCCACGGGGATAGAAAGCGGCGGGTTCACGGAGATAATTTCCGGCGTGGCCGAGGGTGAGGACGTGGTGGTCTCCAGCCAGTTCCTGCTGGACTCCGAATCAAAGGTAAGCGAAGGCGCGGCCATGGTGGGTGGCCACAATCACGGTCCAGTTCCCGCGCCGGCCGGGCAGAAAGACTCCTCCATGGACCATACCTCTCATGGCATGAAGGAGCCCAGCGCGGCCGGCGCGGAACATAAAGCCCAAAAACCCCCGGCTAAAGAGCCTTCCGGAGCCGCCGTGGACCATTCCGCCCATCAGGGCATGGAGAGCCACGGAGAAATGGAAGCGCCGGAACACGCAGGGCACGAGGGGATGGACCACTCCCCACCAGCCCCGGAAGATGACACGAAGAAAGAAACTCAACCTCAAATGGAGGGCGGAATGGATCACTCATCCCATGACAACATGGGCCATTCCGGCCATTGA
- a CDS encoding M3 family oligoendopeptidase, whose amino-acid sequence MAPYPRTFVDAHLEVKGWDELAPYYRELSEAPIASAGDLSIWLARWSELKGVADEFVTRRYVDMTCHTDDPAKKEAYLMCVREVEPKLTEWEDRLNRRYLDSSARPGLDKAIYGQMDRMIKTSVELFDERNIPLQVVLQELSQKYQETMGAMTVVFDGAERTMPQMGAFLREPDRALRERAFRATVERRLKEKDALEDLFDQMLEKRAEFAANLKLADYREYCFKGKLRDYSPEDCLKFHEAIEKTAVPLMRRINERRKSEMGVETLCPWDTACDPKGRPPLKPFSKAEELFNGVAGVFGSVNGRLGELFSSIGFSMDLESRKGKAPGGYQTTLSEARIPFIFTNAVGLQDDVNTLLHEGGHAFHTLMSRDNPIIWNRHSAMEFAEVASMSMELLGGDHLEPFYASAENRRRAKEERLEGVVSIFPWVAQVDAFQHWIYTHPGHGRDDRRKAWVELSERFNTGVDWSQAPAEALDYSWHRQLHIFEVPFYYIEYAVAQLGALQVYRNYGVNQADAVEKYLAALALGGSRPAPELFEAAGARFDFDAGLLGGLMDIVAKELGI is encoded by the coding sequence CTGGCCCCATACCCGAGAACATTCGTTGACGCCCATTTGGAGGTGAAGGGATGGGATGAGCTTGCCCCATATTATAGGGAGCTTTCCGAAGCTCCCATTGCCTCCGCCGGAGATCTTTCCATATGGTTGGCCCGTTGGTCTGAGCTAAAAGGCGTGGCCGACGAGTTTGTCACCCGCAGGTATGTGGACATGACTTGCCATACCGACGACCCGGCCAAAAAAGAGGCTTACCTCATGTGCGTCCGGGAGGTGGAGCCGAAACTCACCGAATGGGAAGACAGGCTGAACCGCCGCTATCTGGATTCGTCCGCCCGGCCCGGGCTGGACAAGGCTATTTATGGCCAGATGGACCGGATGATAAAAACCTCCGTGGAGCTTTTTGACGAGCGCAACATACCACTGCAGGTGGTCCTCCAGGAGCTTTCGCAGAAGTATCAGGAAACCATGGGCGCCATGACGGTGGTTTTCGATGGCGCCGAGCGAACCATGCCCCAGATGGGCGCTTTTCTGCGGGAGCCGGACAGGGCTTTGAGGGAGCGGGCCTTCCGCGCCACGGTGGAACGGAGGCTGAAAGAAAAAGACGCGCTGGAAGACCTGTTCGACCAGATGCTCGAAAAACGGGCGGAGTTCGCCGCCAACCTCAAACTTGCCGATTACCGGGAGTACTGTTTTAAAGGCAAGCTCCGGGATTATTCTCCAGAAGATTGCCTAAAGTTCCACGAGGCCATAGAAAAGACCGCAGTTCCCCTGATGAGGCGGATAAACGAACGCAGAAAAAGCGAAATGGGCGTTGAAACACTTTGCCCGTGGGACACCGCTTGCGACCCCAAGGGGCGCCCGCCCCTGAAACCTTTTAGCAAGGCCGAAGAGCTTTTCAACGGCGTGGCCGGTGTGTTCGGTTCTGTGAACGGCAGGCTGGGGGAGCTTTTCAGCTCCATCGGGTTCTCGATGGACCTTGAGAGCAGGAAAGGGAAAGCCCCCGGCGGGTATCAAACCACCTTGTCGGAAGCCCGCATACCTTTCATATTCACCAACGCAGTGGGTTTGCAGGACGACGTGAACACCCTGCTCCACGAAGGGGGGCACGCTTTCCACACCCTAATGAGCAGGGACAACCCCATCATCTGGAACCGTCACTCGGCCATGGAGTTCGCCGAGGTGGCCTCCATGAGCATGGAGCTTCTGGGTGGCGACCATCTGGAGCCGTTTTATGCCAGCGCCGAAAACAGGCGCCGGGCGAAAGAAGAGAGGCTGGAAGGGGTGGTGTCCATCTTCCCCTGGGTGGCCCAGGTGGACGCTTTTCAGCACTGGATTTACACCCATCCGGGCCATGGCAGAGACGACCGGCGCAAGGCTTGGGTTGAGCTGTCGGAACGGTTCAACACCGGGGTGGACTGGTCGCAGGCGCCAGCCGAAGCGCTGGATTACTCGTGGCACCGGCAGTTGCACATATTCGAGGTGCCCTTCTATTACATAGAATACGCCGTGGCCCAGCTGGGGGCGTTGCAGGTTTACAGGAATTACGGGGTGAACCAGGCTGACGCCGTGGAAAAATACCTGGCCGCGCTGGCCCTGGGCGGTTCGCGGCCCGCGCCGGAGCTTTTTGAGGCCGCCGGGGCGCGGTTTGATTTTGACGCGGGTTTGCTGGGCGGGCTTATGGACATTGTGGCCAAAGAATTGGGCATCTAG
- the purH gene encoding bifunctional phosphoribosylaminoimidazolecarboxamide formyltransferase/IMP cyclohydrolase, which yields MNTVVKRALISVSDKTGLEAFVKGLATFGVEILSTGGTAKAISQAGVAVKEVSDHTGSPEILDGRVKTLHPKIHGGLLGRRDLESHVKQMAEHGITPIDMVVVNLYPFEKTVAKPGVSLEEAIENIDIGGPSMLRSASKNFESVTVVVDPADYDAVLAEMERNGGSLSRDTRLKLATKAFAHTAWYDGRINSYLENLAGAGGRFPDRKMILLEKRLPMRYGENPHQGAAFYASAGTITDGIPSAIQHHGKELSFNNIVDLAAAYELVCEFSDPAVAIIKHTNPCGVARAANIKDAYVTAREVDPVSAFGGVIAINRKVDKDAAEEIGKLFAEVVIAPGFEAAAMAVLKEKKNVRLMELPLLKPSTELDYKFVRGGALLQDPDAITYNEDTLKVVSKRQPTEAEMKALKFAWTVAKHVKSNAIVYAGENSVIGVGAGQMSRVDSSQIAVSKARGPVKGSVMASDAFFPFRDGIDAAGKAGVTAVIQPGGSVRDEEVIAAADEYGMAMVFTGVRHFKH from the coding sequence ATGAATACTGTTGTTAAAAGGGCGTTAATAAGCGTTTCGGACAAAACCGGGCTGGAGGCTTTCGTAAAGGGGCTGGCCACGTTCGGCGTGGAGATACTTTCCACCGGCGGCACAGCCAAGGCCATATCCCAGGCCGGGGTGGCTGTGAAAGAAGTCAGCGACCATACGGGTTCCCCGGAGATTCTCGATGGCCGGGTGAAAACCCTGCATCCCAAGATCCACGGCGGGCTTTTGGGCCGCCGCGACCTGGAAAGCCATGTAAAACAGATGGCCGAGCACGGCATAACGCCCATAGACATGGTGGTGGTCAACCTGTATCCCTTTGAGAAGACCGTGGCCAAACCCGGCGTTTCGCTGGAAGAGGCCATAGAGAATATAGATATCGGCGGGCCGTCCATGCTCCGGTCGGCCTCGAAAAACTTCGAGTCGGTCACCGTGGTGGTGGATCCAGCGGATTACGATGCGGTACTGGCGGAAATGGAACGGAACGGCGGCTCGCTTTCCCGGGATACCCGGCTGAAACTGGCGACGAAAGCTTTCGCCCACACCGCATGGTACGACGGCAGGATAAACAGCTATCTTGAAAACCTGGCGGGCGCGGGCGGGCGTTTCCCGGACAGGAAAATGATATTGCTCGAAAAGCGCCTCCCCATGCGTTATGGCGAAAATCCTCATCAGGGCGCGGCGTTCTACGCATCGGCTGGAACCATAACGGACGGCATACCGTCGGCCATCCAGCATCATGGGAAAGAGCTGTCGTTCAACAACATAGTGGACCTGGCGGCGGCGTACGAGCTTGTTTGCGAGTTTTCCGACCCGGCGGTGGCCATCATAAAACACACCAACCCCTGTGGCGTCGCCCGGGCGGCCAACATTAAAGACGCGTATGTCACAGCCCGGGAGGTGGATCCGGTTTCGGCGTTCGGCGGGGTGATAGCCATAAACCGGAAGGTGGACAAAGACGCCGCCGAGGAGATAGGCAAACTATTTGCCGAGGTGGTCATCGCCCCCGGTTTCGAGGCCGCCGCCATGGCCGTCTTAAAAGAGAAGAAAAACGTGCGGCTCATGGAGCTTCCCCTGTTGAAACCATCCACGGAACTGGACTATAAATTCGTGCGCGGCGGGGCGCTTCTGCAGGACCCGGACGCTATAACGTATAACGAGGACACGCTGAAAGTAGTCTCCAAACGCCAGCCCACCGAGGCGGAGATGAAAGCCTTGAAGTTCGCCTGGACGGTGGCCAAACATGTAAAGTCCAACGCCATCGTTTACGCCGGCGAGAACAGCGTAATAGGCGTGGGCGCGGGGCAGATGAGCCGGGTGGACAGCTCGCAGATAGCCGTATCCAAAGCCCGCGGGCCCGTGAAAGGCAGTGTGATGGCGTCCGACGCGTTCTTCCCTTTCCGCGACGGCATAGACGCGGCGGGCAAGGCCGGGGTGACGGCGGTAATCCAGCCGGGCGGCTCTGTGCGGGATGAAGAGGTGATAGCGGCGGCGGACGAATACGGCATGGCCATGGTGTTCACCGGCGTCCGGCATTTCAAGCATTGA
- the fliN gene encoding flagellar motor switch protein FliN, whose translation MKQTGEEAAVNHDQESIGARTLTQTLLELDNFLDIPLTISVELGRATQTVKEVLAMQAGTVVELKKLVGEPMEIYINGLLTARGEVVVVNERFGIRVTDVIDPLEIIRFSL comes from the coding sequence ATGAAACAAACTGGCGAAGAAGCGGCGGTAAACCACGATCAGGAGTCCATTGGCGCGCGCACGCTAACCCAAACCCTGCTGGAGCTGGACAATTTCCTGGACATCCCGCTCACCATCTCCGTGGAGCTGGGCAGGGCCACGCAAACAGTAAAAGAGGTGCTGGCCATGCAGGCCGGCACGGTGGTGGAGCTGAAAAAGCTTGTGGGTGAGCCTATGGAGATTTACATAAACGGCCTGCTGACAGCCAGGGGCGAGGTGGTGGTGGTGAACGAACGGTTCGGCATCCGCGTTACAGACGTGATAGACCCGCTGGAAATAATCCGCTTTTCGCTGTAA
- a CDS encoding efflux RND transporter permease subunit — translation MLKALIDASVKNRFIVITMSLFLLLGGYYAAKTIPLDAIPDLSDTQVIIYTEFPEQSPQVVEDQVTYPLSSTMLSVPGAKTVRGYSFFGASFVYVIFEDGTDLYWARSRALEYLNTATRRLPEGVTPTLGPDATGLGWVYEYALVDKSGKNDLSRLRAVQDWFLRYELRSTYGVAEVASVGGFVKQYQAVIDPVKLAAFKIPLARVMEAIRMSNRDVGGSVIEMAETEYMVRGFGYIKSSLDLAKVSLGVTDSGTPIQLKDVADIVIGPEIRRGVSELDGEGEAVGGVIIMRSGENALTTIDAVKKRLEKLKTGLPEGVEIVEVYDRSSLILRAVEFLTEKLVEESVMVALVCVVFLMHLRSAFVAIITLPMGILASLMVMNWLGINANIMSLGGIAIAIGAMIDASVVMIENAHKKLEREEGTRPRGEILLDAAKEVGPALFFSLLIITLSFIPVFTLEAQEGRLFKPLAFTKTFAMAAAAILSVTLTPVLMMYFIRGGIVSEKHNPLNRWLITSVRPLVAWALRKKGVVVALAVILMLAAYVPFKNVGGEFMPPLDEGDILYMPTTMPNLSITKAREILQQTDRILKTFPEVDRVFGKAGRAETATDPAPLSMVETVVKLKPREQWRPGVTTESLTREMDDAIKFPGLSNAWTLPIRTRIDMLSTGIKTPVGVKLAGADLNQLQELASQVENAIRAVPGTRSVFAERVATGQYVDFKIDRDSAARYGLNVGEVQEVILSAIGGMNVTQAVEGLERYPVNVRYGRELRDNLESLSRVLVATPGGQQIPISQMAEISLNTGPPEIKTENARPNAWIFVDIADVDIGTYVAHAKAAVEKQVKIPQGVALTWSGQYEYMERAKERLKIVVPVTLMIIFVLLYLNFGNFTESALVMLTAPLSAAVGLFFIWSLGYNLSVAVGVGFIALMGVAAEIGVLMLIFIDHAMEKRKSEGQWRSVEDVREAVLDGVSERIRPKMMTAAAILGGLAPIMFGSGTGSEIMKRIAAPMVGGMIGISFLALLVLPALYCWILERRMLRKEG, via the coding sequence ATGTTGAAGGCGTTGATCGACGCATCGGTGAAAAACCGGTTCATCGTTATCACGATGAGCCTCTTCCTCCTGTTGGGTGGATATTACGCGGCGAAAACAATTCCGCTGGACGCCATACCTGACCTTTCCGACACCCAGGTGATAATTTACACCGAGTTTCCGGAACAGTCGCCCCAGGTGGTGGAGGACCAGGTCACCTACCCCTTAAGTTCCACCATGCTCTCTGTGCCCGGCGCCAAGACGGTGCGGGGTTATTCATTCTTCGGGGCCAGTTTCGTTTATGTCATTTTCGAGGACGGCACGGACCTATACTGGGCGCGAAGCCGGGCGCTGGAATATCTGAACACCGCCACACGCCGCCTGCCTGAAGGGGTAACGCCAACTTTGGGACCCGACGCCACGGGCCTGGGCTGGGTGTACGAGTACGCCCTGGTGGACAAGAGCGGGAAAAACGATTTGTCCAGACTGCGGGCCGTGCAGGACTGGTTTTTGCGTTACGAACTTCGCTCCACATATGGCGTGGCGGAAGTGGCCTCGGTGGGAGGGTTCGTAAAACAGTACCAGGCGGTGATAGACCCGGTGAAACTTGCCGCCTTCAAAATTCCCCTTGCCCGCGTTATGGAAGCCATACGCATGTCCAACCGTGATGTGGGCGGCTCTGTCATCGAGATGGCGGAAACCGAGTACATGGTGCGCGGGTTCGGTTACATAAAATCGTCGCTGGACCTGGCCAAGGTCTCCTTGGGCGTTACGGATAGCGGAACCCCCATCCAGCTTAAAGACGTGGCGGACATAGTTATCGGCCCGGAGATCCGCCGGGGCGTATCCGAATTGGATGGCGAAGGCGAGGCGGTGGGAGGCGTAATAATAATGCGCTCCGGGGAGAACGCCCTTACCACCATAGACGCCGTGAAGAAACGGCTGGAAAAACTCAAGACCGGCTTGCCCGAAGGGGTGGAGATAGTGGAGGTGTACGACCGCTCCTCGCTCATCCTGCGCGCCGTGGAGTTCCTCACCGAAAAGCTGGTGGAGGAAAGCGTGATGGTGGCGCTGGTGTGCGTGGTGTTTCTCATGCACCTGCGTTCGGCTTTCGTGGCCATCATCACCCTCCCCATGGGCATACTGGCTTCGCTAATGGTGATGAACTGGCTGGGGATAAACGCCAACATAATGTCTTTGGGGGGCATAGCAATCGCCATAGGCGCCATGATAGACGCCTCGGTGGTGATGATAGAGAACGCCCACAAGAAACTGGAGCGGGAGGAGGGCACAAGACCCCGGGGCGAAATCCTGCTGGACGCGGCCAAAGAAGTGGGCCCGGCGCTGTTCTTCTCCCTGCTTATCATCACCCTGTCGTTCATCCCGGTTTTCACCCTGGAGGCGCAGGAGGGAAGGCTGTTCAAACCTCTGGCGTTTACAAAAACCTTCGCCATGGCCGCGGCGGCGATCCTCTCGGTGACGCTCACGCCGGTGCTTATGATGTACTTCATCCGGGGCGGGATTGTGTCCGAAAAACACAATCCGCTCAACCGCTGGCTCATAACCTCCGTGCGGCCCCTGGTGGCCTGGGCGTTGCGGAAAAAGGGGGTCGTGGTAGCTCTGGCGGTCATCCTGATGCTGGCCGCTTACGTTCCATTCAAGAATGTTGGTGGCGAGTTCATGCCGCCGCTGGACGAGGGGGACATACTTTATATGCCCACCACCATGCCCAACCTCTCCATCACCAAAGCGCGGGAGATCTTACAGCAGACCGACCGCATATTAAAAACATTCCCGGAGGTTGACAGGGTGTTCGGAAAAGCAGGCAGGGCCGAAACCGCCACCGACCCGGCGCCATTGAGCATGGTAGAGACCGTGGTGAAACTTAAACCCAGGGAGCAGTGGCGTCCCGGTGTCACCACCGAGTCGCTCACGCGGGAGATGGACGACGCCATAAAATTCCCCGGCCTCTCCAACGCGTGGACCCTGCCCATCCGCACCAGGATAGACATGCTATCCACCGGTATTAAAACCCCGGTGGGAGTGAAACTGGCCGGGGCCGACCTGAACCAGTTGCAAGAGCTGGCCTCCCAGGTTGAAAACGCGATAAGGGCCGTTCCGGGAACCAGGAGCGTTTTCGCCGAGCGCGTGGCCACGGGGCAGTATGTGGATTTTAAGATAGACCGGGACAGCGCCGCCCGCTACGGTTTGAATGTGGGTGAAGTGCAAGAGGTCATCTTAAGCGCCATTGGCGGCATGAACGTCACCCAAGCCGTGGAAGGGCTGGAGCGCTATCCGGTGAACGTGCGTTACGGACGGGAGTTGCGGGACAACCTCGAGTCGCTCAGCCGGGTGCTGGTGGCCACCCCAGGCGGCCAGCAGATACCCATAAGCCAGATGGCCGAGATCAGCCTGAACACCGGCCCGCCGGAGATAAAGACGGAAAACGCCCGGCCCAACGCCTGGATATTCGTGGATATCGCCGACGTGGACATAGGCACTTATGTGGCGCATGCCAAGGCCGCCGTGGAAAAGCAGGTGAAGATCCCGCAGGGCGTGGCGCTAACGTGGAGCGGCCAGTACGAGTACATGGAGCGGGCCAAAGAACGGCTGAAAATAGTTGTGCCCGTGACGCTTATGATAATTTTCGTACTGCTTTATTTGAACTTCGGCAACTTCACCGAGAGCGCGCTGGTGATGCTTACCGCCCCCCTTTCGGCGGCGGTGGGGCTGTTTTTCATCTGGTCTCTGGGTTACAACCTCAGCGTGGCCGTGGGGGTGGGGTTCATCGCCCTGATGGGTGTGGCGGCGGAGATAGGTGTGCTTATGCTTATTTTCATTGACCACGCTATGGAGAAACGGAAGAGCGAAGGGCAATGGCGTTCCGTTGAAGATGTGCGGGAGGCTGTGCTGGATGGCGTTTCGGAACGGATACGGCCGAAGATGATGACCGCCGCGGCCATATTAGGCGGCCTTGCGCCGATAATGTTCGGTTCAGGCACTGGATCGGAAATCATGAAACGCATCGCCGCGCCCATGGTGGGGGGGATGATAGGAATATCGTTTTTGGCCCTGCTGGTCCTGCCCGCGCTCTATTGCTGGATACTTGAACGGAGAATGTTACGAAAGGAGGGGTAA
- a CDS encoding sigma-70 family RNA polymerase sigma factor has product MGKERLEKYRKHIEPLFGRMFVSAYRLTGSREDAEDLTQETFIKAFRAIDRFDSDSAPAAWLYTIMRNTFLNDLRHKKSRETLLFDESLAERLPDERAENSGPVVMDEKLQATLDSIPEEMRSVLVAREIAQLSYDEIASSFNLPLGTVKSRINRAREMLRERWLGRDEK; this is encoded by the coding sequence ATGGGTAAAGAACGTCTCGAAAAATACCGCAAACATATAGAACCGCTTTTTGGGCGGATGTTCGTTTCCGCATACAGGCTTACAGGCTCCAGGGAAGACGCCGAGGATTTGACCCAGGAAACATTCATAAAAGCCTTCCGGGCCATAGACCGGTTTGACAGCGACAGCGCCCCAGCCGCATGGCTTTACACCATCATGCGAAACACTTTCCTGAACGACCTGCGCCATAAAAAATCCCGGGAAACGTTGTTGTTCGACGAGTCGCTGGCCGAAAGGCTCCCAGACGAGCGGGCAGAGAATTCCGGCCCGGTGGTGATGGACGAAAAACTCCAGGCCACGCTGGACTCCATACCAGAGGAAATGCGGTCTGTTCTGGTGGCCAGGGAGATCGCCCAACTTTCATATGATGAAATAGCCAGTTCCTTCAATCTGCCCCTGGGCACGGTTAAAAGCAGGATAAACCGGGCGAGGGAAATGCTCCGGGAGCGGTGGCTTGGGCGGGATGAAAAATAA
- a CDS encoding TolC family protein has protein sequence MVLALGRWGLACLLAVAFIFAAPAGALAEDGWKPLVAELFQSYPGLEAQRNLVKSLEPLPEAKTAWDDPMIEFGLMSAPVDGFRLDKEDMTQKTIGIRQDIPSLSIRNAEKAMAEVDISMARWKTRMLAAELVAQLKMGVYEIHYVDKALETLAGTGEILEEFILIANAKYAAGRGMQASVIQAQLEKSRLYERELALKEKRGLLAVRINRLLGRAPSPEFSMPGGLIETVPEPDPQGEWKLAESGSPEIGFMAAMLELAKKSLAKSEAEKGFNFSISAEYGQREDNPMERPDLLSLKGSMSVPLWSSQKQDRYIAGARAAVEEAESRKREAVERVKAAVESAALSMKKEIRTINLYKNGILPQAEQALNSARASYELDRVDFLTLLTTEQMLLEYRLMMEESYMKLRSLSAELEALTGAVIAQGELDHE, from the coding sequence ATGGTTTTAGCGTTGGGCAGATGGGGGTTGGCTTGCCTGTTGGCGGTAGCCTTTATTTTCGCGGCGCCAGCTGGCGCTTTGGCGGAAGACGGCTGGAAGCCGCTGGTGGCGGAGCTTTTTCAATCCTACCCGGGGCTTGAAGCCCAGAGAAACCTCGTAAAATCACTGGAGCCTCTGCCCGAGGCCAAAACCGCCTGGGACGACCCGATGATAGAGTTTGGCCTCATGAGCGCGCCGGTGGACGGGTTCCGCCTCGACAAGGAGGACATGACGCAAAAAACCATCGGCATAAGGCAAGACATTCCCAGTCTCTCCATAAGGAACGCGGAAAAAGCTATGGCCGAGGTGGACATTTCCATGGCCCGCTGGAAAACCCGCATGCTGGCCGCCGAGCTTGTGGCCCAGCTGAAAATGGGCGTGTACGAAATCCATTACGTGGACAAGGCGCTGGAAACCCTGGCCGGCACCGGGGAAATACTGGAGGAGTTCATCCTCATCGCCAACGCCAAATATGCCGCTGGCAGGGGGATGCAGGCCAGCGTCATACAGGCCCAGCTGGAGAAAAGCAGGCTGTACGAGCGGGAACTGGCGTTAAAGGAGAAACGGGGTTTGCTGGCGGTGCGGATAAACCGCCTGCTGGGCAGGGCTCCTTCGCCCGAATTTTCCATGCCGGGCGGTTTGATAGAGACCGTTCCAGAGCCAGATCCGCAGGGCGAATGGAAGCTGGCCGAATCCGGTTCGCCGGAGATAGGTTTTATGGCCGCCATGCTGGAGCTGGCGAAAAAATCCCTGGCGAAGTCGGAAGCGGAGAAAGGGTTCAACTTCTCCATTTCCGCCGAGTACGGCCAGCGGGAAGACAACCCCATGGAACGGCCAGACCTGCTCTCCCTCAAAGGCTCCATGAGCGTTCCGCTGTGGAGCTCTCAAAAGCAGGACAGGTATATCGCCGGGGCCAGGGCGGCGGTGGAAGAGGCCGAGTCCCGAAAGCGGGAGGCCGTGGAAAGGGTTAAAGCGGCCGTGGAAAGCGCGGCGCTGAGCATGAAGAAAGAGATAAGGACCATCAACCTTTATAAAAACGGCATCCTGCCCCAGGCCGAGCAGGCGTTAAACAGCGCCAGAGCCTCCTATGAACTGGACAGGGTGGATTTTTTAACCCTTCTCACTACTGAGCAGATGTTGCTTGAATACAGGCTGATGATGGAAGAGTCTTACATGAAGCTCCGCTCGCTTTCAGCGGAACTGGAGGCGCTTACCGGCGCTGTAATCGCGCAAGGGGAACTGGATCATGAGTGA
- a CDS encoding response regulator, with protein sequence MRILIVDDELLGRMVLNKILSAHGHCDSAVNGREAVEAFRMAWEEGDRFNLICMDIMMPEMDGHQALKLIRGYEEERGIFGAQRVKVLMISARDDSRTVLDSFKEGCEGYIIKPIEKDNIEKQLRELCLIG encoded by the coding sequence ATGCGGATACTGATAGTGGATGACGAGCTGTTGGGCCGGATGGTTTTAAACAAGATACTGTCGGCCCATGGTCATTGCGATTCGGCGGTGAACGGGCGGGAGGCCGTGGAGGCGTTCCGGATGGCGTGGGAAGAGGGAGACCGGTTCAACCTTATCTGCATGGACATAATGATGCCGGAGATGGACGGGCATCAGGCGTTGAAGCTCATCCGCGGTTACGAGGAAGAGCGGGGCATATTCGGCGCCCAGCGCGTGAAGGTGCTAATGATCTCCGCCAGGGACGATTCGCGCACGGTGCTGGATTCTTTCAAGGAAGGTTGCGAGGGGTACATAATAAAACCCATCGAGAAGGACAATATAGAAAAACAGTTGAGAGAGCTTTGCCTTATAGGCTAG